Proteins encoded together in one Mycolicibacter minnesotensis window:
- the arc gene encoding proteasome ATPase, whose amino-acid sequence MGESPRPEGFGASGGAHTSGEGFAELEELRREAALLRAQLDNTPQDTTRVGRDVRQLESQIDSLTTRNSKLMDTLKEARQQLLALREEVDRLGQPPSGYGVLLGANDDDTVDVFTSGRRMRLNISPNIEIATLKKGQTVRLNEALTVVEVGNFESVGEISTLREILSDGHRALVVGHADEERIVWLAEPLVAADLPDSNPDALSDDWRPRKLRPGDSLLVDTKAGYAFERIPKAEVEDLVLEEVPDVSYGDIGGLTRQIEQIRDAVELPFLHKDLYREYALRPPKGVLLYGPPGCGKTLIAKAVANSLAKKMAEVRGDDAHEAKSYFLNIKGPELLNKFVGETERHIRLIFQRAREKASEGTPVIVFFDEMDSIFRTRGTGVSSDVETTVVPQLLSEIDGVEGLENVIVIGASNREDMIDPAILRPGRLDVKIKIERPDAEAAQDIFSKYLVETLPVHAEDLAEFGGDRAACIKAMIEKVVDRMYAEIDDNRFLEVTYANGDKEVMYFKDFNSGAMIQNVVDRAKKNAIKAVLETGQPGLRIQHLLDSIVDEFAENEDLPNTTNPDDWARISGKKGERIVYIRTLVTGKSSSASRAIDTESNLGQYL is encoded by the coding sequence ATGGGAGAGTCGCCGCGTCCTGAGGGTTTCGGCGCGTCCGGGGGGGCGCACACATCCGGCGAGGGTTTCGCTGAGTTGGAGGAACTTCGCCGCGAGGCCGCGCTGCTGCGCGCACAGCTCGACAACACCCCCCAGGACACCACCCGAGTGGGCCGAGACGTGCGTCAGCTCGAATCGCAGATTGACTCGCTGACCACGCGAAACTCCAAACTGATGGACACCCTCAAAGAGGCGCGCCAGCAGTTGTTGGCGTTGCGTGAGGAGGTCGATCGTCTGGGCCAGCCGCCGAGTGGTTACGGCGTGCTGTTGGGCGCTAACGACGACGACACGGTCGACGTGTTCACCTCGGGCCGCCGGATGCGACTCAACATCTCGCCGAACATCGAGATCGCCACGCTGAAGAAGGGCCAGACGGTCCGGCTCAATGAGGCGCTGACGGTGGTCGAAGTCGGCAATTTCGAGTCGGTCGGCGAAATATCCACGTTGCGCGAAATCCTGTCCGACGGGCACCGCGCGCTGGTTGTGGGGCACGCCGATGAGGAGCGCATCGTCTGGCTGGCTGAGCCGCTGGTCGCCGCGGACCTGCCGGACAGCAACCCCGACGCGCTGTCGGATGACTGGCGTCCCCGCAAGCTGCGGCCCGGTGACTCGTTGCTGGTCGACACCAAGGCCGGCTACGCCTTCGAGCGCATTCCCAAGGCCGAGGTCGAAGACCTGGTGCTTGAGGAGGTCCCCGACGTCAGCTACGGCGACATCGGCGGCCTGACCCGCCAGATCGAGCAGATCCGCGACGCCGTCGAGCTGCCCTTCCTGCACAAGGACCTCTACCGCGAATACGCGCTGCGTCCGCCGAAAGGTGTGCTGCTCTACGGCCCGCCCGGCTGTGGTAAGACGCTGATCGCCAAGGCGGTGGCCAATTCGCTGGCCAAGAAGATGGCCGAGGTGCGCGGTGACGATGCCCACGAGGCGAAGTCCTACTTCCTCAACATCAAGGGCCCCGAGCTGCTGAACAAGTTCGTCGGAGAGACCGAACGCCACATTCGGCTGATCTTCCAGCGTGCCCGCGAGAAGGCCTCCGAAGGCACCCCGGTCATCGTGTTCTTCGACGAAATGGATTCGATCTTCCGCACGCGTGGCACCGGCGTCTCCTCCGACGTGGAGACCACGGTCGTGCCCCAGCTGCTCAGTGAGATCGACGGCGTGGAGGGGCTGGAGAACGTCATCGTGATCGGCGCCTCCAACCGTGAGGACATGATCGACCCGGCGATCCTGCGGCCCGGCCGGCTGGACGTGAAGATCAAGATCGAACGTCCGGATGCCGAAGCGGCACAAGACATCTTCTCCAAGTACTTGGTCGAGACGCTGCCGGTGCACGCCGAGGACCTCGCCGAGTTCGGGGGAGACCGGGCGGCCTGCATCAAGGCGATGATCGAGAAGGTCGTGGACCGGATGTACGCCGAGATCGACGACAACCGGTTCCTGGAGGTCACCTATGCCAACGGTGACAAGGAAGTCATGTACTTCAAGGACTTCAACTCCGGGGCGATGATCCAGAACGTCGTCGACCGGGCGAAGAAGAACGCCATCAAGGCGGTGCTGGAGACCGGTCAACCGGGCCTGCGCATCCAGCACCTGCTGGACTCGATCGTCGACGAGTTCGCCGAGAACGAGGACCTGCCCAACACCACCAACCCCGATGACTGGGCGCGGATCTCGGGCAAGAAGGGGGAGCGGATCGTTTACATCCGCACCCTGGTCACCGGCAAGAGCTCCAGCGCCAGCCGGGCCATCGACACCGAGTCCAACCTGGGGCAGTACCTGTAG
- the dop gene encoding depupylase/deamidase Dop → MQRIIGTEVEYGIASPSDPTANPILTSTQAVLAYAAAAGIPRAKRTRWDYEVESPLRDARGFDLSRSSGPPPIIDADEVGAANMILTNGARLYVDHAHPEYSAPEVTDPLDAVIWDKAGERVMEAAARYVASVPGAAKLQLYKNNIDNKGASYGTHENYLMSRQTPFSAIIAGLTPFLVSRQVVTGSGRVGLGAAGDEPGFQLSQRADYIEVEVGLETTLKRGIINTRDEPHADADKYRRLHVIIGDANLAETSTYLKVGTTALVLDLIEEGAAHGIDLSDLVLARPVRAVHVISRDPTLRATVALADGREMTGLALQRIYLERVTRLVEAREPDPRATDIIETWARVLDQLERDPMECADLLDWPAKLRLLEGFRQRENLSWSAPRLHLIDLQYSDVRLDKGLYNRLVARGSMRRLITEQQVLAAVHNPPTDTRAYFRGECLRRFGADIAAASWDSVIFDLGGDSLVRIPTLEPLRGSKAHVGALLDSVDSAAELVQQLTT, encoded by the coding sequence ATGCAGCGGATCATCGGGACCGAAGTCGAATACGGGATCGCTTCGCCGTCGGATCCGACCGCCAATCCGATCCTGACCTCAACCCAGGCGGTGTTGGCCTATGCGGCCGCTGCGGGGATCCCGCGTGCCAAGCGCACCCGCTGGGACTATGAGGTGGAATCGCCGCTGCGTGACGCCCGTGGCTTCGACCTGAGCCGCTCGTCGGGGCCACCGCCGATCATCGACGCCGATGAGGTCGGCGCCGCGAACATGATCCTCACCAACGGGGCACGGCTCTACGTCGACCACGCTCACCCCGAATACTCCGCGCCCGAGGTCACCGACCCCCTCGACGCGGTCATCTGGGACAAGGCCGGTGAGCGCGTGATGGAGGCCGCCGCCCGCTATGTGGCCAGTGTGCCCGGCGCGGCCAAGCTGCAGCTCTACAAGAACAACATCGACAACAAGGGCGCCTCCTACGGCACCCACGAGAACTACCTGATGAGTCGCCAGACGCCGTTCTCGGCGATCATCGCGGGGCTGACCCCGTTTCTGGTGTCGCGACAGGTGGTCACCGGCTCGGGCCGCGTCGGGCTGGGCGCGGCCGGCGATGAGCCGGGTTTTCAGCTGTCGCAGCGTGCCGACTACATCGAAGTCGAGGTCGGCCTGGAAACCACGCTGAAGCGCGGCATCATCAACACCCGCGACGAACCTCACGCCGACGCCGACAAATACCGCCGGCTGCACGTGATCATCGGGGACGCCAACCTCGCTGAGACGTCGACGTATCTCAAGGTGGGCACCACCGCGCTGGTGCTCGACCTGATCGAGGAGGGCGCCGCGCACGGGATCGACCTGAGCGATCTGGTGTTGGCGCGGCCGGTGCGCGCGGTGCACGTCATCAGCCGTGACCCGACTCTGCGCGCCACCGTCGCGCTCGCCGACGGCCGCGAGATGACCGGCCTTGCGCTGCAAAGGATCTACCTCGAACGGGTGACAAGACTGGTCGAGGCCCGGGAGCCGGATCCACGGGCCACCGACATCATCGAGACCTGGGCCAGGGTCCTCGACCAGCTGGAGCGCGACCCGATGGAGTGCGCCGACCTGCTGGACTGGCCGGCCAAGCTGCGTCTGCTGGAGGGCTTCCGGCAGCGGGAGAACCTCAGCTGGTCAGCGCCCCGGCTGCACCTGATCGACTTGCAGTATTCCGACGTGCGGCTGGACAAGGGTCTGTACAACCGGTTGGTGGCGCGCGGCTCCATGCGCCGACTGATCACCGAACAACAGGTGCTGGCCGCGGTCCACAACCCGCCGACCGACACCCGCGCCTACTTTCGCGGTGAATGCCTGCGCCGATTCGGCGCCGACATCGCCGCGGCGAGCTGGGACTCGGTCATCTTTGATCTGGGCGGGGACTCGCTGGTGCGGATTCCCACCCTGGAGCCACTGCGCGGCAGCAAGGCCCACGTCGGAGCGCTGCTGGACTCGGTGGACAGTGCCGCCGAACTGGTACAACAACTCACCACCTAG
- a CDS encoding ubiquitin-like protein Pup, translating into MAQEQTKRGGGGGDDDDLTGSTAAGQERREKLTEETDDLLDEIDDVLEENAEDFVRAYVQKGGQ; encoded by the coding sequence ATGGCTCAGGAGCAGACCAAGCGCGGCGGGGGCGGCGGAGACGACGACGATCTCACCGGCAGCACTGCGGCGGGCCAGGAACGCCGGGAGAAGCTCACCGAGGAGACCGACGACCTGCTCGACGAGATCGATGATGTGCTGGAGGAGAACGCCGAGGACTTCGTGCGCGCATACGTCCAAAAGGGCGGCCAGTGA
- the prcB gene encoding proteasome subunit beta has product MTWMSRDRLPLNSASPGIALTGVGLSSFSEFLRLQAPELLPTGAGNPVGPGDQLPHGTTIVALKYPGGVLIAGDRRSTQGNMIAGRDVQKVYVTDEYTATGIAGTAAIAVEFARLYAVELEHYEKLEGVPLTFAGKVNRLSTMVRGNLGAAMQGLVALPLLAGYDIDADDPQTAGRIVSFDAAGGWNVESEGYQAVGSGSLFAKSSIKKLYSQINDADSALRVAIEALYDAADDDSATGGPDLVRGIYPTAVTIDSDGAVEITEERIAELARAVVESRTRGGNPVPETKRGKK; this is encoded by the coding sequence GTGACCTGGATGTCGCGTGATCGTCTGCCCCTCAACTCAGCATCTCCCGGAATCGCGCTCACCGGCGTAGGCCTGTCGTCGTTCTCGGAATTCCTGCGGCTGCAGGCACCCGAACTGTTGCCGACGGGCGCCGGGAATCCCGTCGGTCCTGGCGACCAATTGCCGCACGGCACCACCATCGTGGCCTTGAAGTACCCGGGCGGGGTCCTGATCGCCGGCGACCGGCGCTCCACGCAGGGCAACATGATCGCCGGCCGCGATGTGCAGAAGGTGTATGTCACCGACGAGTACACCGCGACCGGCATTGCGGGCACCGCGGCGATCGCCGTCGAGTTCGCGCGGCTCTACGCGGTGGAGCTGGAGCACTACGAGAAGCTCGAAGGCGTGCCGCTGACGTTCGCTGGCAAGGTCAACCGGCTCTCGACCATGGTGCGGGGCAACCTGGGGGCCGCGATGCAGGGCCTGGTCGCGTTGCCGCTGTTGGCCGGTTACGACATCGACGCCGACGACCCGCAGACCGCGGGGCGCATCGTGTCGTTCGATGCCGCCGGTGGGTGGAATGTCGAGAGCGAGGGCTATCAGGCGGTGGGCTCGGGCTCCCTGTTTGCCAAGTCGTCCATCAAGAAGCTCTACAGTCAGATCAACGACGCCGATTCCGCCCTGCGGGTGGCGATCGAGGCGCTCTATGACGCCGCCGATGACGACTCCGCCACGGGTGGACCGGATTTGGTGCGGGGCATCTACCCGACCGCGGTCACCATCGACAGCGACGGGGCCGTCGAAATCACCGAGGAGCGGATCGCCGAACTGGCCCGTGCCGTGGTCGAGAGTCGCACGCGTGGAGGGAACCCGGTGCCGGAGACCAAGCGGGGTAAGAAATGA
- the prcA gene encoding proteasome subunit alpha, which translates to MSFPYFISPEQAMRERSELARKGIARGRSVVALAYADGVLFVAENPSRSLQKISELYDRVGFAAAGRINEFENLRRGGIQFADTRGYAYDRRDVTARQLANIYAQTLGTIFTEQAKPYEVELCVAGVAYQGQTKAPELYRITYDGSITDEPHFVVMGGTTEPVANALKESYAENAELADALHIAVNALRQTDSGNGAEPRELGPGTLEVAILDANRPKRAFRRINRAALESLLSQTDSSGEASDEASG; encoded by the coding sequence ATGAGTTTCCCGTATTTCATCTCCCCCGAGCAGGCGATGCGGGAGCGCAGCGAACTCGCCCGCAAAGGTATTGCACGAGGCCGCAGTGTGGTGGCACTGGCGTACGCCGACGGTGTGTTGTTCGTCGCCGAAAACCCTTCGCGCTCTTTGCAGAAGATCAGCGAGCTCTATGACCGGGTGGGTTTTGCTGCGGCAGGCCGGATCAATGAGTTCGAGAATCTGCGCCGCGGCGGAATTCAGTTCGCCGACACACGTGGCTATGCCTATGACCGGCGTGACGTCACCGCACGCCAGCTGGCCAACATCTACGCCCAGACCCTGGGCACCATCTTCACCGAGCAGGCCAAGCCCTATGAGGTGGAGTTGTGCGTTGCCGGCGTCGCCTACCAGGGGCAGACGAAAGCGCCTGAGCTGTATCGGATCACCTACGACGGTTCGATCACCGACGAACCGCACTTCGTGGTGATGGGTGGCACCACCGAGCCGGTGGCCAATGCGCTCAAGGAGTCCTACGCCGAGAACGCGGAGCTGGCCGATGCGCTGCACATCGCGGTCAATGCTCTCCGACAAACCGACAGCGGCAACGGCGCCGAGCCGCGTGAGCTGGGACCGGGCACCTTGGAGGTCGCCATTTTGGATGCCAATCGACCCAAGCGAGCGTTTCGCCGAATCAACCGTGCTGCTTTGGAATCGTTACTCTCACAAACCGACTCGTCGGGGGAGGCGTCAGACGAGGCTTCTGGCTAG
- a CDS encoding GntR family transcriptional regulator, whose protein sequence is MPKKYGFKEKDLVVNYIVDLVLAGELRTDDRINRDAIARAVGVSRLPVQQALDQLECQGMLVSRYHRGVFVSRFDEAVVREQHELHGTLNAIPSARAAASPTPRVLAELDAALRELRTSTEPAGFYVVATGFRRIIVEEYAGPPLQAAISSSRVFMPRGFWGSYVNDHAEFLPSYEAEAAAIHQRDPEAARVACMDRVELQAQVVLAELSRRGVLRPIGSV, encoded by the coding sequence ATGCCGAAGAAATACGGGTTCAAAGAGAAAGATCTGGTCGTCAACTACATCGTCGACCTGGTGTTGGCCGGAGAGTTGCGCACCGACGACCGGATCAACCGCGATGCGATAGCGCGAGCGGTGGGGGTCAGTCGGCTGCCGGTTCAGCAGGCTCTGGATCAACTCGAATGCCAGGGGATGCTCGTCAGCCGCTATCACCGCGGTGTTTTCGTCTCGCGGTTCGACGAGGCGGTTGTTCGTGAGCAGCACGAGTTGCATGGAACATTGAATGCGATTCCGTCGGCGCGAGCGGCCGCGAGTCCAACTCCGCGTGTGCTCGCCGAACTGGATGCAGCGCTGAGAGAATTGCGCACCAGCACCGAGCCAGCCGGGTTTTACGTCGTGGCAACCGGATTCCGCCGAATCATCGTCGAAGAATATGCCGGCCCGCCATTGCAGGCGGCTATCAGCTCCTCACGGGTGTTCATGCCGCGCGGGTTCTGGGGAAGCTACGTCAACGACCACGCGGAGTTCCTGCCGAGTTACGAGGCTGAAGCCGCAGCCATCCACCAGCGTGACCCGGAGGCGGCTCGGGTGGCGTGCATGGACCGCGTCGAATTGCAGGCTCAGGTGGTGCTCGCCGAGTTGAGCCGACGTGGCGTGCTGCGCCCCATCGGTTCGGTCTGA
- a CDS encoding DUF167 domain-containing protein: MTETVVVKVKPGSRKGPLVETDDDGALTVYVREQAVDGKANAAVIRVLAGHFGVPRSRVELASGAGARVKRFRIDR; the protein is encoded by the coding sequence ATGACCGAAACCGTCGTCGTCAAGGTCAAACCCGGCAGCCGCAAAGGGCCGCTGGTGGAGACCGACGATGATGGCGCGCTGACCGTCTACGTGCGCGAACAAGCAGTGGATGGCAAGGCGAACGCCGCCGTCATCCGAGTGCTGGCTGGGCATTTCGGGGTTCCGCGCAGCCGAGTGGAGCTGGCATCCGGCGCGGGTGCGCGGGTCAAGCGTTTCCGGATCGATCGGTAG
- a CDS encoding lipid-transfer protein — protein sequence MAEPLYILGAGMHPWGKWGRDFTEYGVVAARAALADAGLNAQQIQFIAGADTIRNGYPGFIAGSTFAQKLGWNGVPVSSSYAACASGSQALQSARAQILAGFCDVALVIGADTTPKGAFAPVGGERKNDPDWQRFHLIGAMNPVYFALLARRRMDLYGATSEDFAQVKVKNSRHGLSNPNARYRKESAVADVLASPVVSDPLRQLDICATSDGAAALIVASAEFARKHLGSLDGVPSVRAVSTVTPRYPQHLPELPDIATDSTAVVAAPERVFKDQILDAAYAEAGIGPEDVSLAEVYDLSTALEIDWYEHLGLCPKGEGEQLLRSGATTLGGRVPVNPSGGLACFGEAIPAQAIAQVCELTWQLRGQATGRQVEGATVGVTANQGLFGHGSSVIVAR from the coding sequence ATGGCTGAGCCGCTGTACATCCTGGGTGCAGGCATGCACCCGTGGGGCAAGTGGGGCCGCGACTTCACCGAGTACGGGGTGGTCGCCGCCCGTGCCGCGCTGGCCGACGCCGGCCTGAACGCGCAGCAGATTCAGTTCATCGCCGGCGCGGACACCATCCGCAACGGCTACCCGGGCTTCATCGCCGGTTCGACGTTCGCCCAGAAACTGGGCTGGAACGGGGTTCCGGTGTCGTCGAGCTACGCCGCATGTGCCTCCGGTTCGCAGGCCCTGCAGAGCGCCCGCGCCCAGATCCTGGCCGGGTTCTGCGATGTCGCGCTGGTGATCGGCGCCGACACCACCCCCAAGGGCGCGTTCGCCCCGGTCGGCGGTGAGCGCAAGAACGACCCGGACTGGCAGCGGTTCCACCTGATCGGCGCGATGAACCCGGTGTATTTCGCGCTGCTGGCGCGCCGCCGGATGGACCTCTACGGCGCCACCTCCGAGGACTTCGCCCAGGTCAAGGTGAAGAACTCTCGCCACGGCCTGTCCAACCCGAATGCGCGCTACCGCAAGGAGTCCGCGGTCGCCGATGTGCTGGCCAGCCCGGTGGTCTCCGACCCGCTGCGCCAGCTCGACATCTGCGCCACCTCCGACGGTGCCGCGGCGTTGATCGTGGCCAGCGCGGAGTTCGCCCGCAAGCACCTGGGTTCCCTCGACGGTGTGCCGTCGGTGCGCGCGGTGTCCACCGTGACCCCCCGCTACCCGCAGCACCTGCCCGAACTGCCGGACATCGCAACGGATTCCACCGCTGTGGTGGCGGCCCCCGAGCGGGTGTTCAAGGATCAGATCCTGGACGCCGCCTACGCCGAGGCCGGAATCGGCCCGGAGGACGTCAGCCTGGCCGAGGTCTACGACCTGTCCACCGCGCTGGAGATCGACTGGTACGAGCACCTGGGTCTGTGCCCCAAGGGCGAGGGCGAGCAGCTGCTGCGCAGCGGCGCCACCACCCTCGGTGGCCGGGTGCCAGTGAACCCGTCCGGCGGATTGGCCTGCTTCGGCGAGGCCATCCCGGCGCAGGCCATTGCCCAGGTGTGCGAATTGACCTGGCAGCTGCGCGGTCAGGCCACCGGCCGGCAGGTCGAAGGCGCCACCGTGGGTGTGACAGCCAACCAGGGCCTGTTCGGGCACGGCTCGTCGGTGATCGTCGCCCGCTGA
- a CDS encoding Zn-ribbon domain-containing OB-fold protein — MPDVASQPAIDGWFATDDAGLPHLIGAKCPQCGTYVFPPRENNCPNPACDGDVLEPVALSRRGTIWSYTENRYSPPAPYPPSDPFEPFAIAAVELADEGLIVLGKVVEGTLAADLKVGMEMELTTMPLYTDGDGVTRTVYAWKRVDSNG; from the coding sequence GTGCCAGATGTAGCCTCGCAGCCCGCGATCGACGGGTGGTTCGCCACCGACGACGCCGGCCTCCCCCACCTGATCGGCGCGAAGTGTCCCCAGTGCGGCACCTACGTGTTCCCGCCGCGGGAGAACAACTGCCCCAATCCCGCCTGCGACGGCGACGTGTTGGAGCCGGTCGCGCTGTCGCGGCGCGGCACGATCTGGAGCTACACCGAGAACCGGTACTCACCGCCGGCCCCGTACCCGCCCAGCGACCCGTTCGAGCCGTTCGCGATCGCCGCGGTGGAGCTGGCCGATGAGGGTCTGATCGTGCTGGGCAAGGTGGTCGAGGGCACCCTGGCCGCGGACTTGAAGGTCGGCATGGAGATGGAACTGACCACCATGCCGCTCTACACCGACGGCGACGGCGTGACGCGCACCGTCTACGCGTGGAAGAGGGTGGACTCCAATGGCTGA
- a CDS encoding putative quinol monooxygenase, whose amino-acid sequence MVIVAGHLAVDPGQRDGYLHQCSDVVRQARRAPGCLDFAITADLLDPSRVDIFERWESRAALEAFRGSGPSDEQAAVILSAAIAEYDVSEERPLT is encoded by the coding sequence ATGGTGATCGTCGCGGGCCATCTGGCGGTGGATCCCGGTCAGCGGGACGGCTACCTGCACCAGTGCAGCGACGTCGTGCGTCAGGCTCGCCGCGCACCGGGCTGCCTGGACTTCGCGATCACCGCGGACCTTCTCGACCCGAGTCGCGTCGACATCTTCGAACGTTGGGAATCGCGGGCCGCGTTGGAAGCGTTCCGCGGCAGCGGGCCCAGCGACGAGCAGGCCGCCGTGATTCTCTCAGCGGCGATCGCCGAGTACGACGTCTCCGAGGAGCGACCGCTGACTTGA
- the polA gene encoding DNA polymerase I: MSQTKPTLLLLDGNSLAYRAFYALPAENFKTRSGLTTNAVYGFTAMLINLLRDEAPTHVAAAFDVSRQTFRSERFPEYKATRSATPDEFRGQIDITKEVLAALGITTLSEPGFEADDLIATLATQADAEGYRVLVVTGDRDALQLVNENVTVLYPRKGVSDLTRFTPEAVVEKYGLTPVQYPDFAALRGDPSDNLPGIPGVGEKTASKWITEYGSLQGLVDHVDTVKGKVGDALRANLSTVILNRELTDLVRNVPLAQTPDTLRLVPWDREQIHQLFDDLEFRVLRDRLFETLSTAGGTVAEAEEGFEVRGGALEPGTVAGWLTEHASDVRRTGLAVIGTHRSFDSDATALALASADGEGGYIDTAALTAEDDAALGTWLADPTKPKALHEAKLAIHDLAGRGWVLEGVTSDTALAAYLVRPGQRSFSLDDLSVRYLRRELRAESDEQQQLSLLDDTEGIDDQAAQTAILRARAVNDLADALDLELDRIDSAGLLSDIELPLQRVLAELEDAGIGVDLGHLNQLQSRFGDQIRDAAEAAYAVIGKQINLGSPKQLQVVLFDELGMPKTKKTKTGYTTDADALQTLFDKTGHPFLEHLLTHRDVTRLKVTVDGLLKSVASDGRIHTTLNQTIAATGRLSSTDPNLQNIPIRTDAGRQIRDAFVVGEGFPELMTVDYSQIEMRIMAHLSADAGLIEAFNTGEDLHSFVGSRAFSVPIDEVTPDMRRRVKAMSYGLAYGLSAYGLASQLKISTEEAKEQMDAYFDRFGRVRDYLHEVVEQARKDGYTSTVLGRRRYLPELDSSNRQVRESAERAALNAPIQGSAADIIKVAMINVDTALKASDLRSRMLLQVHDELLFEVAEGEREPLEALVRDKMGSAYPLSVPLEVAVGYGRSWDAAAH; this comes from the coding sequence GTGAGTCAGACCAAACCGACGCTGCTGCTTCTCGACGGAAACTCGCTGGCGTACCGCGCGTTCTATGCGCTACCGGCGGAGAACTTCAAGACACGCAGCGGCCTGACCACCAACGCCGTCTACGGGTTCACCGCGATGCTGATCAATCTGCTGCGCGACGAGGCCCCCACGCACGTGGCCGCCGCGTTCGACGTATCCCGGCAGACCTTCCGTTCCGAGCGTTTCCCGGAGTACAAGGCCACCCGCTCGGCGACTCCCGATGAGTTTCGCGGCCAGATCGACATCACCAAGGAGGTGCTGGCGGCGCTGGGTATCACCACGCTGTCGGAGCCCGGTTTCGAGGCCGATGACCTGATCGCCACGCTGGCCACCCAGGCCGACGCCGAGGGCTATCGGGTATTGGTGGTCACCGGTGACCGCGATGCCCTGCAACTGGTCAACGAGAACGTGACCGTGCTCTACCCCCGCAAGGGTGTCAGCGATCTGACCCGATTCACCCCCGAGGCCGTCGTCGAGAAATACGGCCTGACGCCGGTGCAGTACCCGGATTTCGCGGCGCTGCGCGGTGACCCCAGCGACAACCTGCCGGGCATCCCAGGAGTGGGGGAGAAGACCGCCTCGAAGTGGATCACCGAATACGGCTCGCTGCAGGGACTGGTCGACCATGTCGACACCGTCAAGGGCAAGGTCGGAGATGCGTTGCGCGCCAACCTGTCCACCGTGATCCTCAACCGTGAGCTCACGGACTTGGTGCGTAACGTGCCGTTGGCGCAGACCCCGGACACCCTGCGGCTGGTGCCTTGGGACCGCGAGCAGATTCACCAGCTGTTCGACGACCTCGAGTTCCGGGTGCTGCGGGATCGACTGTTCGAGACACTGTCCACAGCCGGCGGCACGGTGGCCGAGGCCGAAGAGGGCTTCGAGGTGCGCGGCGGCGCACTGGAACCAGGGACGGTCGCGGGCTGGCTGACCGAGCATGCCTCCGACGTGCGCCGCACCGGACTGGCCGTGATCGGCACCCACCGCAGCTTCGACAGTGATGCCACCGCGCTGGCGCTGGCCTCGGCCGACGGGGAGGGCGGCTATATCGACACCGCAGCCCTGACCGCCGAGGACGATGCCGCGCTGGGGACCTGGCTTGCCGACCCGACCAAACCGAAGGCATTGCATGAGGCCAAGCTGGCCATCCATGATCTGGCCGGGCGCGGCTGGGTCTTGGAGGGTGTCACCAGTGACACCGCACTCGCCGCTTACCTGGTGCGTCCCGGCCAGCGCAGCTTCAGCCTCGATGATCTCTCGGTGCGCTACCTCCGGCGGGAACTGCGCGCTGAATCCGATGAACAACAACAGCTTTCGCTGCTCGATGACACCGAGGGCATCGACGACCAAGCCGCGCAGACGGCGATCCTACGGGCCAGGGCGGTCAATGATCTGGCCGACGCCCTGGACCTCGAACTGGACCGGATCGACTCCGCCGGTCTGCTCTCCGACATCGAACTGCCCCTGCAGCGGGTGTTGGCCGAGTTGGAGGACGCCGGGATCGGTGTCGACCTCGGCCACCTGAATCAGCTGCAGAGCCGGTTCGGCGACCAGATCCGCGACGCCGCGGAGGCGGCCTACGCGGTGATCGGTAAGCAGATCAACCTCGGATCGCCCAAACAGCTGCAGGTGGTGCTCTTCGACGAGCTGGGCATGCCCAAGACCAAGAAGACCAAGACCGGCTACACCACCGACGCCGACGCCCTGCAGACCCTGTTCGACAAGACCGGGCATCCGTTCCTGGAGCACCTGCTGACCCACCGCGACGTGACGCGGCTGAAGGTGACGGTCGACGGCCTGCTGAAATCGGTGGCCTCCGACGGGCGCATCCACACCACGCTGAACCAGACCATCGCTGCGACTGGCAGGCTTTCTTCTACCGACCCCAACCTGCAGAACATCCCGATCCGCACCGACGCCGGCCGCCAGATCCGCGACGCCTTCGTGGTCGGTGAGGGCTTCCCCGAGCTGATGACGGTGGACTACAGCCAGATCGAGATGCGCATCATGGCGCATCTGTCGGCCGACGCCGGCCTCATCGAGGCGTTCAACACCGGTGAGGACCTGCACTCGTTCGTCGGGTCGCGGGCGTTCTCGGTGCCCATCGACGAGGTGACCCCGGACATGCGCCGCCGGGTCAAGGCGATGTCCTACGGCCTGGCCTACGGGTTGAGCGCTTACGGACTGGCCTCCCAACTGAAGATCTCCACCGAAGAGGCCAAAGAGCAGATGGACGCCTACTTCGACCGCTTCGGCCGGGTGCGCGACTATCTGCACGAGGTGGTCGAGCAGGCCCGCAAGGACGGCTACACCTCGACGGTGCTGGGTCGGCGGCGCTACCTGCCGGAGCTGGACAGCAGCAACCGCCAGGTCCGTGAGTCCGCCGAGCGGGCCGCGCTCAACGCCCCGATCCAGGGCAGCGCGGCCGACATCATCAAGGTGGCCATGATCAACGTCGACACCGCGCTCAAGGCTTCGGATCTGCGGTCGCGGATGTTGCTGCAGGTGCACGACGAATTGCTGTTCGAGGTGGCCGAAGGGGAGCGCGAGCCGCTGGAGGCCCTGGTGCGCGACAAGATGGGCAGCGCTTACCCGCTCAGCGTCCCGCTGGAGGTCGCGGTGGGCTATGGGCGCAGCTGGGACGCTGCCGCGCACTGA